One part of the Arabidopsis thaliana chromosome 1 sequence genome encodes these proteins:
- a CDS encoding Agenet and bromo-adjacent homology (BAH) domain-containing protein (agenet domain-containing protein / bromo-adjacent homology (BAH) domain-containing protein; FUNCTIONS IN: RNA binding, DNA binding; INVOLVED IN: biological_process unknown; LOCATED IN: cellular_component unknown; EXPRESSED IN: 24 plant structures; EXPRESSED DURING: 15 growth stages; CONTAINS InterPro DOMAIN/s: Tudor-like, plant (InterPro:IPR014002), Agenet (InterPro:IPR008395), Bromo adjacent homology (BAH) domain (InterPro:IPR001025); BEST Arabidopsis thaliana protein match is: agenet domain-containing protein / bromo-adjacent homology (BAH) domain-containing protein (TAIR:AT5G55600.3); Has 284 Blast hits to 251 proteins in 24 species: Archae - 0; Bacteria - 2; Metazoa - 4; Fungi - 0; Plants - 275; Viruses - 0; Other Eukaryotes - 3 (source: NCBI BLink).), with translation MAWSSETPSYCGWNERHVKNTKEKMEVHYYLERKDGIADLAVIGRLKNSKRMSFRYALKKNRSVLKKLNSKDDVALWLDSIVSGEIPHVADVPATVMTEKDAGGFNMSTFMNRKFQEPIQQIKTFSWMGFSWTCRKRRKHYQSYLRNGVRISVNDFVYVLAEQHKRLVAYIEDLYEDSKGKKMVVVRWFHKTEEVGSVLSDDDNDREIFFSLNRQDISIECIDYLATVLSPQHYEKFLKVPMHVQTVAFFCQKLYGDDGLKPYDITQLEGYWRQEMLRYLNVSILKSFEGAQAPGTDPGLKAPLVGCVGIRSRKRRRPSPVGTLNVSYAGDMKGDCKSSPDSVLAVTDASIFKGDEDGSSHHIKKGSLIEVLSEDSGIRGCWFKALVLKKHKDKVKVQYQDIQDADDESKKLEEWILTSRVAAGDHLGDLRIKGRKVVRPMLKPSKENDVCVIGVGMPVDVWWCDGWWEGIVVQEVSEEKFEVYLPGEKKMSAFHRNDLRQSREWLDDEWLNIRSRSDIVSSVLSLTKKKEMEVKHDEKSSDVGVCNGRMSPKTEAKRTISLPVATTKKSLPKRPIPDLLKDVLVTSDLKWKKSSRKRNRVVSCCPHDPSLNDGFSSERSLDCENCKFMEDTFGSSDGQHLTGLLMSR, from the exons ATGGCGTGGTCGTCGGAAACGCCGTCGTATTGCGGCTGGAATGAGCGACATGTGAAGAACACGAAAGAAAAGATGGAGGTTCATTATTATCTCGAGAGGAAAGATGGAATTGCAGATCTAGCTGTTATTGGGAGGTTGAAGAATTCTAAACGCATGTCTTTTAGATACGCTTTGAAGAAGAATCGCTCTGTCTTGAAAAAGCTTAATTCTAAAGATGATGTTGCGCTTTGGCTCGATTCTATTGTTTCTg GTGAGATACCTCATGTAGCAGATGTACCAGCTACTGTTATGACTGAAAAAGATGCTGGAGGGTTCAATATGAGCACTTTTATG AATAGGAAATTTCAGGAGCCTATTCAGCAGATCAAAACGTTCTCTTGGATGGGTTTTTCTTGGACTTGCAGGAAACGGCGTAAGCATTATCAGTCTTATCTCCGGAATGGTGTCAGAATATCT GTGAATGATTTTGTGTATGTTTTAGCGGAGCAACATAAGAGACTTGTTGCATATATAGAAGACCTTTATGAGGATTCTAAAGGCAAGAAGATGGTTGTGGTACGATGGTTTCACAAAACTGAGGAGGTTGGTTCTGTTTTatctgatgatgataatgacagagagatatttttttctcttaatcgGCAAGATATCAGTATTGAGTGCATAGATTACTTGGCTACTGTCCTTAGTCCTCAGCATTATGAGAAATTTCTTAAGGTGCCGATGCATGTTCAGACAGTAGCTTTCTTCTGCCAGAAATTATATGGAGATGATGGTTTAAAGCCGTATGACATTACACAACTAGAAGGTTACTGGAGACAAGAAATGCTTAGATACTTGAAtgtatctattttaaaatcatttgaaGGTGCTCAAGCCCCTGGTACTGACCCAGGATTAAAAGCTCCATTGGTTGGTTGTGTTGGGATTAGATCAAGGAAAAGACGCCGTCCTAGTCCTGTTGGTACTTTGAATGTATCATACGCAGGTGACATGAAAGGTGACTGCAAATCTAGTCCAGATTCTGTTTTGGCTGTTACAGATGCTTCTATATTCAAGGGTGACGAAGATGGTTCTTCCCATCACATTAAAAAGGGTTCACTTATTGAAGTTCTTTCTGAAGATAGTGGCATCAGAGGTTGTTGGTTTAAGGCTCTGGTAttaaagaaacacaaagataAGGTTAAGGTCCAGTACCAAGATATTCAGGATGCAGACGATGAATCTAAAAAGCTAGAG GAATGGATTTTGACATCTCGGGTTGCTGCTGGTGATCATCTGGGGGATCTTAGAATCAAAGGACGGAAAGTAGTAAGACCAATGCTGAAGCCCAGCAAAGAAAATGATGTATGTGTCATCGGGGTTGGTATGCCTGTGGATGTGTGGTGGTGTGATGGATGGTGGGAAGGGATCGTGGTGCAGGAAGTTTCTGAAGAGAAATTTGAAGTTTACTTGCCAG GCGAAAAGAAAATGTCTGCTTTCCATCGTAATGACCTCAGACAATCTCGGGAATGGTTGGATGATGAGTGGCTAAACATAAGATCAAGATCTGATATTGTGAGTTCTGTCCTATCTTTgacgaagaaaaaagagatggAGGTGAAACATGATGAGAAGTCGTCTGATGTTGGTGTTTGTAATGGTAGGATGTCACCAAAGACTGAGGCTAAACGCACCATCTCTCTTCCAGTAGCTACAACCAAAAAGTCACTACCTAAGCGACCAATTCCAGATCTTCTAAAAGATGTCCTAGTCACTTCTGACTTAAAGTGGAAAAAATCATCGAGGAAGCGGAATCGAGTTGTCAGTTGCTGTCCACACGATCCTAGCTTGAATGATGGTTTCTCTAGTGAAAGATCTTTGGATTGTGAGAACTGTAAGTTCATGGAAGATACTTTTGGCTCTTCAGATGGACAGCATTTGACAGGTCTATTAATGTCGAGATGA
- a CDS encoding Agenet and bromo-adjacent homology (BAH) domain-containing protein — translation MSARIDILQVLIDFLIRDQCLLMCIADLLLLVLLQFLGEIPHVADVPATVMTEKDAGGFNMSTFMNRKFQEPIQQIKTFSWMGFSWTCRKRRKHYQSYLRNGVRISVNDFVYVLAEQHKRLVAYIEDLYEDSKGKKMVVVRWFHKTEEVGSVLSDDDNDREIFFSLNRQDISIECIDYLATVLSPQHYEKFLKVPMHVQTVAFFCQKLYGDDGLKPYDITQLEGYWRQEMLRYLNVSILKSFEGAQAPGTDPGLKAPLVGCVGIRSRKRRRPSPVGTLNVSYAGDMKGDCKSSPDSVLAVTDASIFKGDEDGSSHHIKKGSLIEVLSEDSGIRGCWFKALVLKKHKDKVKVQYQDIQDADDESKKLEEWILTSRVAAGDHLGDLRIKGRKVVRPMLKPSKENDVCVIGVGMPVDVWWCDGWWEGIVVQEVSEEKFEVYLPGEKKMSAFHRNDLRQSREWLDDEWLNIRSRSDIVSSVLSLTKKKEMEVKHDEKSSDVGVCNGRMSPKTEAKRTISLPVATTKKSLPKRPIPDLLKDVLVTSDLKWKKSSRKRNRVVSCCPHDPSLNDGFSSERSLDCENCKFMEDTFGSSDGQHLTGLLMSR, via the exons ATGTCTGCACGAATTGATATACTTCaagttttgattgattttctgATTAGAGATCAATGTTTATTGATGTGTATTGCTGATCTTTTGTTATTGGTTTTGCTTCAATTTTTAGGTGAGATACCTCATGTAGCAGATGTACCAGCTACTGTTATGACTGAAAAAGATGCTGGAGGGTTCAATATGAGCACTTTTATG AATAGGAAATTTCAGGAGCCTATTCAGCAGATCAAAACGTTCTCTTGGATGGGTTTTTCTTGGACTTGCAGGAAACGGCGTAAGCATTATCAGTCTTATCTCCGGAATGGTGTCAGAATATCT GTGAATGATTTTGTGTATGTTTTAGCGGAGCAACATAAGAGACTTGTTGCATATATAGAAGACCTTTATGAGGATTCTAAAGGCAAGAAGATGGTTGTGGTACGATGGTTTCACAAAACTGAGGAGGTTGGTTCTGTTTTatctgatgatgataatgacagagagatatttttttctcttaatcgGCAAGATATCAGTATTGAGTGCATAGATTACTTGGCTACTGTCCTTAGTCCTCAGCATTATGAGAAATTTCTTAAGGTGCCGATGCATGTTCAGACAGTAGCTTTCTTCTGCCAGAAATTATATGGAGATGATGGTTTAAAGCCGTATGACATTACACAACTAGAAGGTTACTGGAGACAAGAAATGCTTAGATACTTGAAtgtatctattttaaaatcatttgaaGGTGCTCAAGCCCCTGGTACTGACCCAGGATTAAAAGCTCCATTGGTTGGTTGTGTTGGGATTAGATCAAGGAAAAGACGCCGTCCTAGTCCTGTTGGTACTTTGAATGTATCATACGCAGGTGACATGAAAGGTGACTGCAAATCTAGTCCAGATTCTGTTTTGGCTGTTACAGATGCTTCTATATTCAAGGGTGACGAAGATGGTTCTTCCCATCACATTAAAAAGGGTTCACTTATTGAAGTTCTTTCTGAAGATAGTGGCATCAGAGGTTGTTGGTTTAAGGCTCTGGTAttaaagaaacacaaagataAGGTTAAGGTCCAGTACCAAGATATTCAGGATGCAGACGATGAATCTAAAAAGCTAGAG GAATGGATTTTGACATCTCGGGTTGCTGCTGGTGATCATCTGGGGGATCTTAGAATCAAAGGACGGAAAGTAGTAAGACCAATGCTGAAGCCCAGCAAAGAAAATGATGTATGTGTCATCGGGGTTGGTATGCCTGTGGATGTGTGGTGGTGTGATGGATGGTGGGAAGGGATCGTGGTGCAGGAAGTTTCTGAAGAGAAATTTGAAGTTTACTTGCCAG GCGAAAAGAAAATGTCTGCTTTCCATCGTAATGACCTCAGACAATCTCGGGAATGGTTGGATGATGAGTGGCTAAACATAAGATCAAGATCTGATATTGTGAGTTCTGTCCTATCTTTgacgaagaaaaaagagatggAGGTGAAACATGATGAGAAGTCGTCTGATGTTGGTGTTTGTAATGGTAGGATGTCACCAAAGACTGAGGCTAAACGCACCATCTCTCTTCCAGTAGCTACAACCAAAAAGTCACTACCTAAGCGACCAATTCCAGATCTTCTAAAAGATGTCCTAGTCACTTCTGACTTAAAGTGGAAAAAATCATCGAGGAAGCGGAATCGAGTTGTCAGTTGCTGTCCACACGATCCTAGCTTGAATGATGGTTTCTCTAGTGAAAGATCTTTGGATTGTGAGAACTGTAAGTTCATGGAAGATACTTTTGGCTCTTCAGATGGACAGCATTTGACAGGTCTATTAATGTCGAGATGA
- a CDS encoding Agenet and bromo-adjacent homology (BAH) domain-containing protein (agenet domain-containing protein / bromo-adjacent homology (BAH) domain-containing protein; FUNCTIONS IN: RNA binding, DNA binding; INVOLVED IN: biological_process unknown; LOCATED IN: cellular_component unknown; EXPRESSED IN: 24 plant structures; EXPRESSED DURING: 15 growth stages; CONTAINS InterPro DOMAIN/s: Tudor-like, plant (InterPro:IPR014002), Agenet (InterPro:IPR008395), Bromo adjacent homology (BAH) domain (InterPro:IPR001025); BEST Arabidopsis thaliana protein match is: agenet domain-containing protein / bromo-adjacent homology (BAH) domain-containing protein (TAIR:AT5G55600.3); Has 202 Blast hits to 186 proteins in 22 species: Archae - 0; Bacteria - 0; Metazoa - 4; Fungi - 0; Plants - 195; Viruses - 0; Other Eukaryotes - 3 (source: NCBI BLink).), producing MTEKDAGGFNMSTFMNRKFQEPIQQIKTFSWMGFSWTCRKRRKHYQSYLRNGVRISVNDFVYVLAEQHKRLVAYIEDLYEDSKGKKMVVVRWFHKTEEVGSVLSDDDNDREIFFSLNRQDISIECIDYLATVLSPQHYEKFLKVPMHVQTVAFFCQKLYGDDGLKPYDITQLEGYWRQEMLRYLNVSILKSFEGAQAPGTDPGLKAPLVGCVGIRSRKRRRPSPVGTLNVSYAGDMKGDCKSSPDSVLAVTDASIFKGDEDGSSHHIKKGSLIEVLSEDSGIRGCWFKALVLKKHKDKVKVQYQDIQDADDESKKLEEWILTSRVAAGDHLGDLRIKGRKVVRPMLKPSKENDVCVIGVGMPVDVWWCDGWWEGIVVQEVSEEKFEVYLPGEKKMSAFHRNDLRQSREWLDDEWLNIRSRSDIDVTKD from the exons ATGACTGAAAAAGATGCTGGAGGGTTCAATATGAGCACTTTTATG AATAGGAAATTTCAGGAGCCTATTCAGCAGATCAAAACGTTCTCTTGGATGGGTTTTTCTTGGACTTGCAGGAAACGGCGTAAGCATTATCAGTCTTATCTCCGGAATGGTGTCAGAATATCT GTGAATGATTTTGTGTATGTTTTAGCGGAGCAACATAAGAGACTTGTTGCATATATAGAAGACCTTTATGAGGATTCTAAAGGCAAGAAGATGGTTGTGGTACGATGGTTTCACAAAACTGAGGAGGTTGGTTCTGTTTTatctgatgatgataatgacagagagatatttttttctcttaatcgGCAAGATATCAGTATTGAGTGCATAGATTACTTGGCTACTGTCCTTAGTCCTCAGCATTATGAGAAATTTCTTAAGGTGCCGATGCATGTTCAGACAGTAGCTTTCTTCTGCCAGAAATTATATGGAGATGATGGTTTAAAGCCGTATGACATTACACAACTAGAAGGTTACTGGAGACAAGAAATGCTTAGATACTTGAAtgtatctattttaaaatcatttgaaGGTGCTCAAGCCCCTGGTACTGACCCAGGATTAAAAGCTCCATTGGTTGGTTGTGTTGGGATTAGATCAAGGAAAAGACGCCGTCCTAGTCCTGTTGGTACTTTGAATGTATCATACGCAGGTGACATGAAAGGTGACTGCAAATCTAGTCCAGATTCTGTTTTGGCTGTTACAGATGCTTCTATATTCAAGGGTGACGAAGATGGTTCTTCCCATCACATTAAAAAGGGTTCACTTATTGAAGTTCTTTCTGAAGATAGTGGCATCAGAGGTTGTTGGTTTAAGGCTCTGGTAttaaagaaacacaaagataAGGTTAAGGTCCAGTACCAAGATATTCAGGATGCAGACGATGAATCTAAAAAGCTAGAG GAATGGATTTTGACATCTCGGGTTGCTGCTGGTGATCATCTGGGGGATCTTAGAATCAAAGGACGGAAAGTAGTAAGACCAATGCTGAAGCCCAGCAAAGAAAATGATGTATGTGTCATCGGGGTTGGTATGCCTGTGGATGTGTGGTGGTGTGATGGATGGTGGGAAGGGATCGTGGTGCAGGAAGTTTCTGAAGAGAAATTTGAAGTTTACTTGCCAG GCGAAAAGAAAATGTCTGCTTTCCATCGTAATGACCTCAGACAATCTCGGGAATGGTTGGATGATGAGTGGCTAAACATAAGATCAAGATCTGATATT GATGTCACCAAAGACTGA
- a CDS encoding Agenet and bromo-adjacent homology (BAH) domain-containing protein — MTEKDAGGFNMSTFMNRKFQEPIQQIKTFSWMGFSWTCRKRRKHYQSYLRNGVRISVNDFVYVLAEQHKRLVAYIEDLYEDSKGKKMVVVRWFHKTEEVGSVLSDDDNDREIFFSLNRQDISIECIDYLATVLSPQHYEKFLKVPMHVQTVAFFCQKLYGDDGLKPYDITQLEGYWRQEMLRYLNVSILKSFEGAQAPGTDPGLKAPLVGCVGIRSRKRRRPSPVGTLNVSYAGDMKGDCKSSPDSVLAVTDASIFKGDEDGSSHHIKKGSLIEVLSEDSGIRGCWFKALVLKKHKDKVKVQYQDIQDADDESKKLEEWILTSRVAAGDHLGDLRIKGRKVVRPMLKPSKENDVCVIGVGMPVDVWWCDGWWEGIVVQEVSEEKFEVYLPGEKKMSAFHRNDLRQSREWLDDEWLNIRSRSDIVSSVLSLTKKKEMEVKHDEKSSDVGVCNGRMSPKTEAKRTISLPVATTKKSLPKRPIPDLLKDVLVTSDLKWKKSSRKRNRVVSCCPHDPSLNDGFSSERSLDCENCKFMEDTFGSSDGQHLTGLLMSR, encoded by the exons ATGACTGAAAAAGATGCTGGAGGGTTCAATATGAGCACTTTTATG AATAGGAAATTTCAGGAGCCTATTCAGCAGATCAAAACGTTCTCTTGGATGGGTTTTTCTTGGACTTGCAGGAAACGGCGTAAGCATTATCAGTCTTATCTCCGGAATGGTGTCAGAATATCT GTGAATGATTTTGTGTATGTTTTAGCGGAGCAACATAAGAGACTTGTTGCATATATAGAAGACCTTTATGAGGATTCTAAAGGCAAGAAGATGGTTGTGGTACGATGGTTTCACAAAACTGAGGAGGTTGGTTCTGTTTTatctgatgatgataatgacagagagatatttttttctcttaatcgGCAAGATATCAGTATTGAGTGCATAGATTACTTGGCTACTGTCCTTAGTCCTCAGCATTATGAGAAATTTCTTAAGGTGCCGATGCATGTTCAGACAGTAGCTTTCTTCTGCCAGAAATTATATGGAGATGATGGTTTAAAGCCGTATGACATTACACAACTAGAAGGTTACTGGAGACAAGAAATGCTTAGATACTTGAAtgtatctattttaaaatcatttgaaGGTGCTCAAGCCCCTGGTACTGACCCAGGATTAAAAGCTCCATTGGTTGGTTGTGTTGGGATTAGATCAAGGAAAAGACGCCGTCCTAGTCCTGTTGGTACTTTGAATGTATCATACGCAGGTGACATGAAAGGTGACTGCAAATCTAGTCCAGATTCTGTTTTGGCTGTTACAGATGCTTCTATATTCAAGGGTGACGAAGATGGTTCTTCCCATCACATTAAAAAGGGTTCACTTATTGAAGTTCTTTCTGAAGATAGTGGCATCAGAGGTTGTTGGTTTAAGGCTCTGGTAttaaagaaacacaaagataAGGTTAAGGTCCAGTACCAAGATATTCAGGATGCAGACGATGAATCTAAAAAGCTAGAG GAATGGATTTTGACATCTCGGGTTGCTGCTGGTGATCATCTGGGGGATCTTAGAATCAAAGGACGGAAAGTAGTAAGACCAATGCTGAAGCCCAGCAAAGAAAATGATGTATGTGTCATCGGGGTTGGTATGCCTGTGGATGTGTGGTGGTGTGATGGATGGTGGGAAGGGATCGTGGTGCAGGAAGTTTCTGAAGAGAAATTTGAAGTTTACTTGCCAG GCGAAAAGAAAATGTCTGCTTTCCATCGTAATGACCTCAGACAATCTCGGGAATGGTTGGATGATGAGTGGCTAAACATAAGATCAAGATCTGATATTGTGAGTTCTGTCCTATCTTTgacgaagaaaaaagagatggAGGTGAAACATGATGAGAAGTCGTCTGATGTTGGTGTTTGTAATGGTAGGATGTCACCAAAGACTGAGGCTAAACGCACCATCTCTCTTCCAGTAGCTACAACCAAAAAGTCACTACCTAAGCGACCAATTCCAGATCTTCTAAAAGATGTCCTAGTCACTTCTGACTTAAAGTGGAAAAAATCATCGAGGAAGCGGAATCGAGTTGTCAGTTGCTGTCCACACGATCCTAGCTTGAATGATGGTTTCTCTAGTGAAAGATCTTTGGATTGTGAGAACTGTAAGTTCATGGAAGATACTTTTGGCTCTTCAGATGGACAGCATTTGACAGGTCTATTAATGTCGAGATGA
- a CDS encoding uncharacterized protein (unknown protein; Has 23 Blast hits to 23 proteins in 6 species: Archae - 0; Bacteria - 0; Metazoa - 0; Fungi - 0; Plants - 23; Viruses - 0; Other Eukaryotes - 0 (source: NCBI BLink).): MATLSQIVEEELEPSLRSKLSRTSETSLASVASLSMPLIQEIVLSADIRCSDCQEKVADIMARMIETYSILVSVLEKKVTLTCTYSGDRRVSKSYGEALLCKISTIKRLICPSRKQ, from the exons ATGGCTACTCTGTCTCAAATCGTCGAGGAGGAACTTGAACCATCACTAAGAAGCAAGCTTTCAAGAACAAGTGAAACCAGTCTCGCTTCTGTCGCATCGTTATCCATGCCACTT ATTCAGGAGATTGTTCTATCAGCAGACATCAGATGTAGTGACTGCCAAGAGAAAGTCGCCGACATAATGGCGAGGATGATCG AAACATATTCAATATTGGTGAGtgtgttggagaagaaagtgacACTAACGTGTACATATTCCGGTGACCGGAGAGTCTCTAAATCCTATGGTGAAGCTCTTCTCTGCAAAATCTCAACCATCAAGCGTTTGATATGTCCTTCAAGGAAACAATAA
- the PSRP3/1 gene encoding Ribosomal protein PSRP-3/Ycf65 (Ribosomal protein PSRP-3/Ycf65; FUNCTIONS IN: structural constituent of ribosome; INVOLVED IN: translation; LOCATED IN: thylakoid, chloroplast thylakoid membrane, chloroplast; EXPRESSED IN: 22 plant structures; EXPRESSED DURING: 13 growth stages; CONTAINS InterPro DOMAIN/s: Ribosomal protein PSRP-3/Ycf65 (InterPro:IPR006924); BEST Arabidopsis thaliana protein match is: Ribosomal protein PSRP-3/Ycf65 (TAIR:AT5G15760.1); Has 390 Blast hits to 390 proteins in 107 species: Archae - 0; Bacteria - 131; Metazoa - 0; Fungi - 0; Plants - 76; Viruses - 0; Other Eukaryotes - 183 (source: NCBI BLink).) encodes MMSSMALSSTSLCSSFISQHPKLSITASPPLFHTQTTKPISVKRKIITLAAPETLTAETVTGIDTSDNTPQQTIKVVKPDEKSRVVLKFVWMEKNIGLGLDQHVPGHGTIPLSPYFFWPRKDAWEELKSTLEAKPWISQKKMIILLNQATDIINLWQQSGGNLTSQ; translated from the exons atgatgTCATCAATGGCACTCTCTTCTACTTCCCTCTGctcttctttcatctctcaACATCCAAAACTCTCCATCACTGCTTCTCCTCCATTGTTCCATACCCAAACAACCAAACCCATCTCTGTAAAACGGAAAATCATAACTCTAGCAGCTCCAGAGACACTCACCGCTGAAACAGTCACCGGAATTGATACTTCCGACAACACTCCACAACAAACAATAAAG GTGGTGAAGCCAGATGAGAAATCAAGAGTGGTACTCAAGTTTGTGTGGATGGAGAAGAACATAGGATTAGGATTGGACCAACATGTACCTGGACATGGCACAATCCCACTTAGTCCTTACTTCTTCTGGCCTAGGAAAGATGCTTGGGAAGAGCTTAAGTCTACTCTTGAAGCTAAACCATGGATCtctcagaagaagatgatcattCTTCTAAACCAAGCCACTGATATCATCAATCTCTGGCAACAAAGTGGCGGCAATTTAACTTCTCAATAA
- the PSRP3/1 gene encoding Ribosomal protein PSRP-3/Ycf65 (Ribosomal protein PSRP-3/Ycf65; FUNCTIONS IN: structural constituent of ribosome; INVOLVED IN: translation; LOCATED IN: chloroplast; EXPRESSED IN: 22 plant structures; EXPRESSED DURING: 13 growth stages; CONTAINS InterPro DOMAIN/s: Ribosomal protein PSRP-3/Ycf65 (InterPro:IPR006924); BEST Arabidopsis thaliana protein match is: Ribosomal protein PSRP-3/Ycf65 (TAIR:AT5G15760.1); Has 392 Blast hits to 392 proteins in 108 species: Archae - 0; Bacteria - 133; Metazoa - 0; Fungi - 0; Plants - 76; Viruses - 0; Other Eukaryotes - 183 (source: NCBI BLink).), translating into MMSSMALSSTSLCSSFISQHPKLSITASPPLFHTQTTKPISVKRKIITLAAPETLTAETVTGIDTSDNTPQQTIKPDEKSRVVLKFVWMEKNIGLGLDQHVPGHGTIPLSPYFFWPRKDAWEELKSTLEAKPWISQKKMIILLNQATDIINLWQQSGGNLTSQ; encoded by the exons atgatgTCATCAATGGCACTCTCTTCTACTTCCCTCTGctcttctttcatctctcaACATCCAAAACTCTCCATCACTGCTTCTCCTCCATTGTTCCATACCCAAACAACCAAACCCATCTCTGTAAAACGGAAAATCATAACTCTAGCAGCTCCAGAGACACTCACCGCTGAAACAGTCACCGGAATTGATACTTCCGACAACACTCCACAACAAACAATAAAG CCAGATGAGAAATCAAGAGTGGTACTCAAGTTTGTGTGGATGGAGAAGAACATAGGATTAGGATTGGACCAACATGTACCTGGACATGGCACAATCCCACTTAGTCCTTACTTCTTCTGGCCTAGGAAAGATGCTTGGGAAGAGCTTAAGTCTACTCTTGAAGCTAAACCATGGATCtctcagaagaagatgatcattCTTCTAAACCAAGCCACTGATATCATCAATCTCTGGCAACAAAGTGGCGGCAATTTAACTTCTCAATAA